The following are from one region of the Siniperca chuatsi isolate FFG_IHB_CAS linkage group LG21, ASM2008510v1, whole genome shotgun sequence genome:
- the usp31 gene encoding ubiquitin carboxyl-terminal hydrolase 31 has protein sequence MSCKAATKDKKSSFSKKLFRRGSVRSVGSFMSRILRTLTALSHFGSEVQTEDDKDDGGFSTFKSGSKDVPMDDGDLGVFLSGERVPGVSGLKNHGNTCFMNAILQCLSNTELFAEYLVLEHYKDEELDEDKPKTNGIHLQKKGPLAKGEVTEQLSGLVRALWTFEYTPQHSRDFKNAVSKNATQFKGNAQHDAQEFLLWLLDRVHEDLNTVNPNSRPAIKPPIEEDDQSIEGPSPPLSAGSFVQELFQAQYRSSLTCPHCQKQSNTFDPFLCISLPIPLPHTRPLYVTVVYQGKYSHCMRIGVAVPLNSTVYRLRDAVSRETKIPMDQFVLTEMYYDGFHRSFCDDDDDLDIIQESDSIFAFETPETFKLENIRTKRGSLLANLNHNNLKYGTEISRTPSFMQGAMTPLTASPNKNLGPEKIILLVCNRACSGHQGKRFGLPFVLYMERTVTWDALQKEILEKMRHLLRPGVYIQVGPFSLRVVGVVGITYLLPQDERPLCHQTVDRAYKSCGQGGPPHVKIVVEWDKETKEYLFGHTEEEYIPDAESVYLHREQHHQPQACTLAQCFQLYTKEEQLAPDDAWRCPHCKQLQQGRIKLSLWTLPDVLILHLKRFRQEGDRRVKMQNMVKFPLVGMDMAPHVVKRSQSSWSLPSHWSPWRRPYGLGRNPDDYLYDLYAVCNHHGNMHGGHYTAYCKNSIDGQWYCFDDSEVSPVADDDVCQQMAYILFYQRRTAIPSWSANSSLAGSTSSSLCDHWVNRLPGSRPASLASGASSRRTSLASLAESVEFPGERIEDDGGFSVRPFVRSIQRQSLSSRSSIASPLAFSDSGIKPSWSLSAKLHMRSNSPSRFSLDSRCSPPLERIGEACDDKVSTSCFGSYSRHERYFGSRSPLSMMESNLSDQDNNKRFLDMMYCRAPTPVEKKSTKNEPTENNNQITAIDQNILPTQTTPSKEQKRKSSIGGFASKTESTGSTKSSSKVEQEKTSKKRLCSTLKTSASETSSSAPVKGKKISNTKEKSVNAKKSTSTPSGTPSKTKEATQPLEATPQHKPCVRSTPQSSASPSPTAKKNSSATEKSSTSSRKKLVERSYSRDSMHTSPLADNLRGSLVARSSLSKSGENNRSERRFVRSASSSSSVTSLRSPSVSTRDLQRSSKPEEKGLSFFKSALRQRESRRSADLGKSTMLAKKASERTCKQNGQAKDISGDNGKTGDAVSSQKSIENHAGETKSETKTSSKPPSSLSRTLLNVGKSKSSTSEVSLKSPTNGKKPLERLASSRKLSSSMQSPARTTQRPQ, from the exons ATGTCTTGCAAAGCCGCAACCAAGGACAAGAAATCGAGCTTCAGTAAGAAGCTGTTCAGGCGAGGCTCTGTGCGCTCTGTGGGCAGTTTTATGAGCAGAATCCTGAGGACACTGACAGCGTTATCCCACTTTGGATCTGAAGTGCAAACAGAGGATGACAAAGATGATGGAGGATTTTCCACTTTTAAATCTGGAAGTAAAGATGTGCCCATGGATGATGGGGACCTCGGGGTTTTCCTCTCTGGAGAGAGAGTTCCTGGAGTGTCAGGTCTCAAAAACCACGGGAATACCTGCTTCATGAATGCAATTCTGCAGTGCCTCAGTAACACTGAACTCTTTGCGGAGTACCTCGTTCTGGAGCACTATAAAGATGAGGAGCTGGATGAAGACAAACCAAAGACAAATGGTATACATCTACAGAAGAAGGGTCCTCTGGCCAAAGGAGAGGTTACAGAGCAATTGTCAGGACTTGTGCGGGCTTTATGGACGTTTGAGTATACCCCCCAGCACAGCAGGGATTTTAAG AATGCTGTGTCAAAAAACGCCACCCAGTTTAAAGGGAATGCTCAGCACGATGCTCAAGAGTTTCTACTGTGGCTGCTGGACAGAGTACACGAGGACCTCAACACAGTCAACCCCAACAGCAGGCCTGCTATAAAG cCACCTATTGAAGAAGATGACCAAAGCATAGAGGGGccatctcctcccctctctgctgGGTCGTTTGTACAAGAACTGTTTCAGGCTCAGTACAG GTCTTCTCTTACCTGTCCACATTGCCAAAAGCAGAGCAATACCTTTGATCCCTTCCTCTGCATCTCCTTACCAATTCCACTGCCACACACGCG GCCCCTGTATGTGACAGTGGTCTACCAGGGGAAGTACTCTCACTGCATGAGGATTGGAGTTGCTGTTCCCCTCAACAGCACTGTCTATCGCCTCAGAGATGCTGTGTCACGTGAGACCAAGATCCCAATGGACCAG tttgttttgactgaaatgtACTATGATGGCTTTCATCGTTCattttgtgatgatgatgatgatcttgACATCATTCAAGAGAGTGATTCCATATTTGCCTTTGAGACACCAGAGACCTTCAAACTGGAAAACATACGCACAAAAAGAG GAAGTCTTCTGGCAAACCTGAATCATAACAACTTGAAGTATGGGACAGAAATCAGCAGGACTCCATCTTTCATGCAGGGGGCCATGACTCCTTTAACTGCATCACCCAATAAAAACCTGGGACCAGAAAAAATAATCCTTCTGGTGTGTAACAGAGCTTGTAGCGGCCACCAAGGAAAGAG GTTCGGACTCCcttttgtactgtacatggAGCGCACTGTGACCTGGGATGCTCTACAAAAAGAGATTCTGGAGAAAATGCGTCATCTATTGAGGCCTGGGGTCTACATTCAG GTTGGACCTTTCAGTCTTCGGGTGGTTGGCGTTGTTGGTATCACCTACCTCCTTCCTCAAGATGAACGACCACTGTGTCACCAAACTGTGGATAG AGCATACAAGTCCTGTGGACAAGGAGGGCCACCACATGTGAAGATTGTGGTAGAGTGGGACAAAGAGACCAAGGAATA TCTGTTTGGACACACTGAGGAGGAGTACATTCCTGATGCTGAGAGTGTGTATCTGCACAGGGAACAACATCATCAGCCGCAGGCCTGCACCCTCGCTCAGTGCTTTCAGCTCTACACTAAGGAGGAGCAG ctggCCCCAGACGATGCCTGGCGCTGTCCCCACTGcaagcagctgcagcagggccGCATTAAGCTCAGCCTGTGGACGCTGCCGGATGTGCTCATACTGCATCTCAAGAGGTTCAGACAG gagggggaccggagggtaaAAATGCAGAACATGGTGAAGTTCCCACTGGTGGGCATGGACATGGCACCTCATGTGGTTAAGAGAAGCCAGAGCAGCTGGAGTTTACCTTCCCATTGGTCGCCATGGAGACGGCCATATGGCCTGGGAAGAAACCCAGATGACTACCTGTATGACCTGTATGCTGTGTGCAACCACCATGGGAACATGCATGGAGGCCACTACACAG CCTACTGTAAGAACTCCATTGATGGTCAGTGGTACTGCTTTGATGACAGTGAGGTTTCACCAGTAGCTGACGATGATGTGTGTCAGCAGATGGCATATATACTCTTCTACCAGCGGAGGACAGCTATTCCATCCTGGTCGGCCAACAGCTCTCTTGCTG GTTCCACCAGTTCATCCCTGTGTGACCACTGGGTCAACAGGTTACCTGGCAGTAGGCCTGCTAGCTTGGCCTCTGGAGCCTCATCCAGGCGCACCTCTCTGGCATCATTGGCTGAGTCAGTAGAGTTTCCAGGAGAACGCATTGAAGATGATG GAGGATTCTCGGTCCGCCCTTTTGTGAGGAGCATTCAGCGTCAGAGCTTGTCCTCTAGGTCTTCCATCGCTAGCCCTTTAGCCTTCAGCGACAGTGGGATAAAGCCTTCTTGGTCTCTTTCTGCAAAGCTGCACATGCGATCCAACTCACCCTCACGTTTCTCCCTCGACTCTCGATGCTCTCCTCCTCTAGAGAGGATAGGAGAGGCCTGTGATGACAAAgtttccacttcctgttttggCAGCTACAGTAGACACGAACGCTACTTTGGCAGCAGGTCTCCCCTGTCTATGATGGAGAGCAATTTGAGTGACCAGGACAACAATAAAAGGTTCCTAGACATGATGTACTGCAGGGCTCCCACTCCAGTGGAAAAAAAGAGCACCAAAAATGAGCCAACTGAAAACAACAACCAGATAACAGCTATAGACCAAAACATTCTACCCACCCAAACTACTCCCTCCAAAGAACAGAAACGTAAGAGCAGTATCGGAGGATTTGCCTCAAAGACAGAAAGCACAGGCTCCACAAAGAGTTCCAGCAAAGTGGAGCAAGAGAAAACCTCCAAAAAACGTTTGTGCTCTACCCTTAAGACCTCTGCTTCTGAGACGTCTTCCAGCGCACCTGtgaaaggcaaaaaaataagCAATACTAAAGAAAAGAGTGTAAATGCCAAGAAAAGCACCTCTACACCCAGTGGAACTCCCTCCAAAACAAAGGAGGCAACTCAACCTCTAGAGGCAACGCCACAACATAAGCCATGCGTCCGCTCCACACCTCAGTCTTCAGCTTCTCCCTCGCCAACTGCAAAGAAGAATTCCAGTGCCACTGAGAAAAGCTCCACGAGTAGTCGGAAAAAGCTGGTAGAAAGAAGCTACAGCAGAGATTCTATGCACACTAGCCCGCTGGCCGACAATCTCCGAGGCAGTTTGGTAGCCCGCTCTTCACTGTCTAAGAGTGGGGAAAACAACCGATCTGAGAGGAGATTTGTGAGGAGCGCCAGCAGCAGCTCTTCTGTCACTAGCCTGCGCTCACCCAGCGTATCCACCAGAGACCTGCAGCGCAGTAGCAAACCTGAGGAAAAAGGGTTGTCTTTCTTCAAGAGCGCCCTCCGACAAAGGGAAAGCCGCCGGTCGGCTGATTTAGGAAAGAGCACCATGCTTGCCAAAAAGGCCTCTGAGAGGACATGCAAGCAGAATGGGCAAGCCAAGGACATCAGTGGTGACAATGGAAAGACAGGAGATGCTGTCTCTTCACAGAAATCTATTGAGAATCATGCAGGTGAGACAAAGTCAGAGACAAAGACGTCTTCCAAGCCCCCCAGCTCTCTCAGTCGCACTCTATTAAACGTTGGCAAATCCAAGTCTTCCACTTCTGAAGTAAGTCTCAAGTCTCCCACAAACGGGAAGAAGCCTCTTGAAAGGCTGGCTTCTTCCCGAAAGCTGTCATCAAGCATGCAATCTCCTGCACGTACAACACAGAGGCCTCAATGA